In Eschrichtius robustus isolate mEscRob2 chromosome 11, mEscRob2.pri, whole genome shotgun sequence, the following proteins share a genomic window:
- the HINFP gene encoding histone H4 transcription factor yields MPPPGKVPRKENLGLQCEWGSCSFVCSAMEEFCEHVTQHLQQHLQGSGEEEEEEEEDPLEEEFSCLWQECGFCSLDSSADLVRHVYFHCYHTKLKQCGLQALQSQADLSPCVLDFQSRNLIPDIPDHFLCLWEHCESSFDNPEWFYRHVEAHSLCCEYQAVGKDNHVVLCGWKGCTCTFKDRFKLREHLRSHTQEKVVACPTCGGMFANNTKFLDHIRRQTSLDQQHFQCSHCSKRFATERLLRDHMRNHVNHYKCPLCDMTCPLPSSLRNHMRFRHSEDRPFKCDYCDYSCKNLIDLRKHLDTHSKEPAYRCDFENCTFSARSLCSIKSHYRKVHEGDSEPRYRCHVCDKCFTRGNNLTVHLRKKHQFKWPSGHPRFRYKEHEDGYMRLQLVRYESVELTQQLLRQPPEGSGLGASLNESSLQGIILETVPGEPGPQEEAEEEEEGGGGEGTALSASQDTSSPVIHVVNQTSAQGEREIVYYVLSEAPGEPPPASEPPSGGVMEELQGVAEEPEVQMV; encoded by the exons ATGCCGCCCCCTGGGAAAGTTCCTCGAAAGGAGAACCTGGGGCTACAGTGTGAGTGGGGGTCCTGCTCCTTTGTGTGCTCTGCCATGGAGGAGTTCTGCGAGCACGTCACTCAGCACCTGCAGCAGCACCTGCAGGGCtccggggaggaggaggaggaggaggaggaggacccgcTGG AGGAAGAATTCTCCTGCTTGTGGCAGGAGTGCGGCTTTTGTTCTCTGGACAGTTCGGCTGATCTCGTGCGCCATGTCTACTTCCACTGCTACCACACCAAGCTGAAACAGTGCGGGCTGCAGGCCCTGCAGAGCCAGGCCGACCTCAGCCCCTGCGTCCTGGACTTCCAGAGCCGCAACCTCATCCCTGACATCCCTGACCACTTCCTGTGTCTGTGGGAGCACTGTGAG agctccttcGACAATCCCGAGTGGTTCTATCGGCATGTGGAAGCGCACAGCCTGTGCTGTGAATACCAGGCAGTCGGCAAGGACAACCACGTGGTGCTGTGTGGCTGGAAAG GCTGTACGTGCACCTTCAAGGACCGCTTTAAGCTTCGAGAGCACCTCCGTAGCCATACCCAGGAGAAGGTGGTGGCCTGCCCCACCTGCGGGGGCATGTTTGCCAACAACACCAAGTTCTTAGATCACATTCGTCGCCAGACCTCATTGGATC AGCAACACTTCCAGTGCTCTCACTGTTCCAAGAGATTTGCCACGGAGCGGCTGCTGCGGGACCACATGCGTAACCATG TGAACCACTACAAGTGCCCTCTGTGCGACATGACCTGCCCACTGCCATCCTCTCTCCGAAACCACATGCGCTTTCGCCACAGCGAGGACCGGCCCTTTAAATGTGACTATTGTGACTACAG CTGCAAGAATCTGATCGACCTCCGGAAGCACCTGGATACCCATAGCAAGGAGCCAGCCTACAGGTGTGATTTCGAGAACTGCACCTTCAGTGCCCGGTCGCTCTGCTCTATCAAGTCCCATTACCGAAAAGTGCATGAA ggAGACTCAGAGCCAAGGTATAGATGCCATGTGTGTGACAAATGCTTCACGAGGGGCAACAACCTCACCGTGCACCTTCGCAAGAAACACCAGTTCAAGTGGCCCTCAGGGCACCCCCGTTTTCG GTACAAGGAGCATGAAGACGGCTACATGCGTCTGCAGCTGGTTCGCTATGAGAGTGTAGAGCTGACACAGCAACTGCTGCGGCAGCCCCCAGAGGGATCGGGCCTGGGAGCATCACTGAATGAGAGCAGCCTGCAGGGCATCATTCTAGAAACAGTGCCAGGGGAGCCAGGACCCCAGGAAGAGgctgaagaggaagaggaaggtgggggtggtgaggggaCAGCCCTCTCGGCCTCTCAGGACACTTCTAGCCCTGTCATCCACGTGGTGAATCAGACCAGCGCCCAAGGTGAGCGAGAGATTGTCTACTATGTGCTGTCCGAAGCCCCGGGAgagccacccccagcctctgagCCCCCCTCCGGGGGCGTCATGGAAGAGCTTCAGGGAGTAGCTGAGGAGCCAGAAGTCCAGATGGTATGA
- the C2CD2L gene encoding phospholipid transfer protein C2CD2L isoform X1, producing the protein MDPDWGQRDVGWAALLVLFAASLLTVLGWLLQYARGLWLARARGGRGPGPALAAEPAGSLRELGAWRSLLRLRATRAGAPEEPGVRGLLASLFAFRSFRENWQRAWVRALNEQACRDGSSIQIAFEEVPQLPPKASISHVTCTDQSERTMVLHCQLSAEEVMFPVSVTQQSPAAVSMETYHVTLTLPPTQLEVNLEEIPGEGLLVSWAFTDRPDLRLTVLPKLQNRERGEEQVELSTIEELIEDSIVSTQPAMMVNLRACSAPGGLVPSEKPPVVPQAQPAIPRPTRLFLRQLRASHLGRELEGTGEVCCVAELDNPMQQKWTKPMRAGPEVEWSEDLTLDLGPQSRELILKVLRSSSCGDTEFLGQATVSVASPSRPLSRRQVCPLTPGPGKALGQAATMAVELQYEEGSPRNLGTPTPSTPRPSITPTKKIELDRTIMPDGTIVTTVTTVQSRPRVDGKLDSPSRSPSKVEVTEKTTTVLSESGGPSSTSHSSSPGESHLSNGLDPVAETAIRQLTEPSGRAAKKTPTKRSTLIISGVSKVPIAQDELALSLGYAASLEASMQDDAGPSGGPSSPPSDPPAISPGPLDALSSPTSVQEADETTRSDISERPSVDDVESETGSTGALETRSLKDHKVSFLRSGTKLIFRRRPRQKEAGLSQSHDDLSNTTATPSVRKKAGSFSRRLIKRFSFKSKPKANGNPSPQL; encoded by the exons ATGGATCCAGACTGGGGGCAGCGGGACGTGGGCTGGGCGGCCCTGCTGGTCCTCTTCGCCGCCTCGCTGCTTACGGTGTTGGGCTGGCTGCTGCAGTATGCCCGGGGCTTGTGGCTGGCGCGGGCCCGCGGGGGCCGGGGCCCGGGACCCGCCTTAGCCGCCGAGCCCGCCGGCTCCCTGCGGGAGCTGGGCGCGTGGCGCTCGCTGCTGAGGCTGCGGGCGACTCGGGCTGGCGCCCCTGAGGAGCCAGGCGTCCGGGGCCTCCTGGCGTCGCTCTTCGCCTTCAGGTCTTTCCGGGAGAACTGGCAGCGGGCTTGGGTGCGAGCGTTGAACGAGCAGGCCTGCAGGGATGGG AGCTCCATCCAAATCGCCTTTGAGGAGGTGCCCCAACTCCCACCCAAAGCCAGCATCAGTCATGTGACCTGCACAGACCAATCAGAGCGCACCATG GTGCTGCATTGCCAGCTCTCTGCTGAGGAGGTGATGTTTCCAGTCTCTGTGACCCAGCAGTCCCCCGCTGCCGTCTCCATGGAGACCTACCACGTCACTCTGACACTGCCACCAACACAG TTGGAAGTCAACCTGGAGGAAATCCCTGGCGAGGGCCTGCTTGTATCCTGGGCCTTCACTGATCGCCCAGATCTCAGGCTGACAGTGCTTCCCAAGCTGCAGAACAGGGAG AGAGGTGAGGAGCAAGTAGAGCTCTCCACTATTGAGGAGCTGATCGAGGATTCCATAGTCAGCACCCAGCCAGCTATGATGGTCAACCTCAGGGCTTGCTCTGCCCCTGGCGGCCTG GTACCCAGTGAGAAGCCACCTGTGGTGCCCCAAGCCCAGCCAGCCATCCCCAGACCTACCCGGTTATTCCTAAGGCAGCTTCGAGCATCTCACCTGGGACGTGAGCTGGAAG GCACTGGGGAAGTGTGCTGTGTAGCTGAGCTCGACAACCCCATGCAACAGAAGTGGACCAAGCCCATGAGGGCTGGGCCTGAGGTGGAGTGGAGCGAGGACCTGACACT GGATCTGGGGCCCCAGAGCCGGGAGCTGATCCTCAAAGTGCTGAGGAGTAGCAGCTGTGGAGACA CTGAATTCTTGGGCCAGGCCACAGTGTCTGTGGCCTCCCCTTCCAGACCACTGTCCCGAAGACAGGTGTGCCCACTCACCCCTGGGCCAGGGAAAGCCCTGGGGCAGGCAGCCACCATGGCAGTAGAG CTTCAGTATGAGGAGGGCTCCCCCCGGAACCTGGGCACTCCCACCCCCTCCACTCCACGCCCCAGCATCACACCTACCAAGAAGATTGAGCTTGACCGGACCATCATGCCCGATGGCACCATTGTCACCACAGTCACCACCGTCCAGTCCCGGCCCCGGGTAGATGGCAAATTAG aCTCCCCCTCCCGCTCCCCGTCCAAGGTGGAGGTGACCGAGAAGACAACAACTGTGCTGAGCGAGAGTGGTGGCCCCAGCAGTACCTCCCACAGCAGCAGCC CAGGGGAGAGCCACCTTTCCAACGGCTTGGACCCTGTAGCAGAGACAGCCATTCGCCAGCTGACTGAGCCCAGCGGGCGGGCAGCCAAGAAGACACCCACCAAGCGTAGCACACTCATCATCTCCGGTGTTTCCAAG GTGCCCATTGCTCAGGACGAGTTGGCACTATCCCTGGGCTATGCGGCATCCCTGGAAGCTTCAATGCAGGATGATGCAGGGCCCAGTGGAGGTCCCTCTTCACCTCCCTCAGACCCACCAGCCATATCCCCAGGACCCCTAGATGCCCTCTCCAGTCCCACGAGTGTCCAGGAAGCAGATGAGACAACACGTTCGGACATTTCTGAGAGGCCCTCTGTGGATGATGTTGAGTCGGAAACAGGGTCTACTGGTGCGCTGGAAACCCGCAGCCTCAAGGATCACAAAG TGAGCTTCCTGCGCAGTGGCACTAAGCTCATCTTCCGCCGGAGGCCTCGTCAGAAGGAAGCTGGTCTGAGCCAATCACACGATGACCTCTCCAACACGACGGCCACACCCAGCGTCCGAAAGAAGGCTGGCAGCTTTTCTCGCCGTCTTATCAAGCGCTTTTCCTTCAAATCCAAACCCAAGGCCAATGGcaaccccagcccccagctctga
- the C2CD2L gene encoding phospholipid transfer protein C2CD2L isoform X2, which translates to MDPDWGQRDVGWAALLVLFAASLLTVLGWLLQYARGLWLARARGGRGPGPALAAEPAGSLRELGAWRSLLRLRATRAGAPEEPGVRGLLASLFAFRSFRENWQRAWVRALNEQACRDGSSIQIAFEEVPQLPPKASISHVTCTDQSERTMVLHCQLSAEEVMFPVSVTQQSPAAVSMETYHVTLTLPPTQLEVNLEEIPGEGLLVSWAFTDRPDLRLTVLPKLQNRERGEEQVELSTIEELIEDSIVSTQPAMMVNLRACSAPGGLVPSEKPPVVPQAQPAIPRPTRLFLRQLRASHLGRELEGTGEVCCVAELDNPMQQKWTKPMRAGPEVEWSEDLTLDLGPQSRELILKVLRSSSCGDTEFLGQATVSVASPSRPLSRRQVCPLTPGPGKALGQAATMAVELQYEEGSPRNLGTPTPSTPRPSITPTKKIELDRTIMPDGTIVTTVTTVQSRPRVDGKLDSPSRSPSKVEVTEKTTTVLSESGGPSSTSHSSSRESHLSNGLDPVAETAIRQLTEPSGRAAKKTPTKRSTLIISGVSKVPIAQDELALSLGYAASLEASMQDDAGPSGGPSSPPSDPPAISPGPLDALSSPTSVQEADETTRSDISERPSVDDVESETGSTGALETRSLKDHKVSFLRSGTKLIFRRRPRQKEAGLSQSHDDLSNTTATPSVRKKAGSFSRRLIKRFSFKSKPKANGNPSPQL; encoded by the exons ATGGATCCAGACTGGGGGCAGCGGGACGTGGGCTGGGCGGCCCTGCTGGTCCTCTTCGCCGCCTCGCTGCTTACGGTGTTGGGCTGGCTGCTGCAGTATGCCCGGGGCTTGTGGCTGGCGCGGGCCCGCGGGGGCCGGGGCCCGGGACCCGCCTTAGCCGCCGAGCCCGCCGGCTCCCTGCGGGAGCTGGGCGCGTGGCGCTCGCTGCTGAGGCTGCGGGCGACTCGGGCTGGCGCCCCTGAGGAGCCAGGCGTCCGGGGCCTCCTGGCGTCGCTCTTCGCCTTCAGGTCTTTCCGGGAGAACTGGCAGCGGGCTTGGGTGCGAGCGTTGAACGAGCAGGCCTGCAGGGATGGG AGCTCCATCCAAATCGCCTTTGAGGAGGTGCCCCAACTCCCACCCAAAGCCAGCATCAGTCATGTGACCTGCACAGACCAATCAGAGCGCACCATG GTGCTGCATTGCCAGCTCTCTGCTGAGGAGGTGATGTTTCCAGTCTCTGTGACCCAGCAGTCCCCCGCTGCCGTCTCCATGGAGACCTACCACGTCACTCTGACACTGCCACCAACACAG TTGGAAGTCAACCTGGAGGAAATCCCTGGCGAGGGCCTGCTTGTATCCTGGGCCTTCACTGATCGCCCAGATCTCAGGCTGACAGTGCTTCCCAAGCTGCAGAACAGGGAG AGAGGTGAGGAGCAAGTAGAGCTCTCCACTATTGAGGAGCTGATCGAGGATTCCATAGTCAGCACCCAGCCAGCTATGATGGTCAACCTCAGGGCTTGCTCTGCCCCTGGCGGCCTG GTACCCAGTGAGAAGCCACCTGTGGTGCCCCAAGCCCAGCCAGCCATCCCCAGACCTACCCGGTTATTCCTAAGGCAGCTTCGAGCATCTCACCTGGGACGTGAGCTGGAAG GCACTGGGGAAGTGTGCTGTGTAGCTGAGCTCGACAACCCCATGCAACAGAAGTGGACCAAGCCCATGAGGGCTGGGCCTGAGGTGGAGTGGAGCGAGGACCTGACACT GGATCTGGGGCCCCAGAGCCGGGAGCTGATCCTCAAAGTGCTGAGGAGTAGCAGCTGTGGAGACA CTGAATTCTTGGGCCAGGCCACAGTGTCTGTGGCCTCCCCTTCCAGACCACTGTCCCGAAGACAGGTGTGCCCACTCACCCCTGGGCCAGGGAAAGCCCTGGGGCAGGCAGCCACCATGGCAGTAGAG CTTCAGTATGAGGAGGGCTCCCCCCGGAACCTGGGCACTCCCACCCCCTCCACTCCACGCCCCAGCATCACACCTACCAAGAAGATTGAGCTTGACCGGACCATCATGCCCGATGGCACCATTGTCACCACAGTCACCACCGTCCAGTCCCGGCCCCGGGTAGATGGCAAATTAG aCTCCCCCTCCCGCTCCCCGTCCAAGGTGGAGGTGACCGAGAAGACAACAACTGTGCTGAGCGAGAGTGGTGGCCCCAGCAGTACCTCCCACAGCAGCAGCC GGGAGAGCCACCTTTCCAACGGCTTGGACCCTGTAGCAGAGACAGCCATTCGCCAGCTGACTGAGCCCAGCGGGCGGGCAGCCAAGAAGACACCCACCAAGCGTAGCACACTCATCATCTCCGGTGTTTCCAAG GTGCCCATTGCTCAGGACGAGTTGGCACTATCCCTGGGCTATGCGGCATCCCTGGAAGCTTCAATGCAGGATGATGCAGGGCCCAGTGGAGGTCCCTCTTCACCTCCCTCAGACCCACCAGCCATATCCCCAGGACCCCTAGATGCCCTCTCCAGTCCCACGAGTGTCCAGGAAGCAGATGAGACAACACGTTCGGACATTTCTGAGAGGCCCTCTGTGGATGATGTTGAGTCGGAAACAGGGTCTACTGGTGCGCTGGAAACCCGCAGCCTCAAGGATCACAAAG TGAGCTTCCTGCGCAGTGGCACTAAGCTCATCTTCCGCCGGAGGCCTCGTCAGAAGGAAGCTGGTCTGAGCCAATCACACGATGACCTCTCCAACACGACGGCCACACCCAGCGTCCGAAAGAAGGCTGGCAGCTTTTCTCGCCGTCTTATCAAGCGCTTTTCCTTCAAATCCAAACCCAAGGCCAATGGcaaccccagcccccagctctga
- the C2CD2L gene encoding phospholipid transfer protein C2CD2L isoform X3 has product MDPDWGQRDVGWAALLVLFAASLLTVLGWLLQYARGLWLARARGGRGPGPALAAEPAGSLRELGAWRSLLRLRATRAGAPEEPGVRGLLASLFAFRSFRENWQRAWVRALNEQACRDGSSIQIAFEEVPQLPPKASISHVTCTDQSERTMVLHCQLSAEEVMFPVSVTQQSPAAVSMETYHVTLTLPPTQLEVNLEEIPGEGLLVSWAFTDRPDLRLTVLPKLQNRERGEEQVELSTIEELIEDSIVSTQPAMMVNLRACSAPGGLVPSEKPPVVPQAQPAIPRPTRLFLRQLRASHLGRELEGTGEVCCVAELDNPMQQKWTKPMRAGPEVEWSEDLTLDLGPQSRELILKVLRSSSCGDTEFLGQATVSVASPSRPLSRRQVCPLTPGPGKALGQAATMAVELQYEEGSPRNLGTPTPSTPRPSITPTKKIELDRTIMPDGTIVTTVTTVQSRPRVDGKLDSPSRSPSKVEVTEKTTTVLSESGGPSSTSHSSSPGESHLSNGLDPVAETAIRQLTEPSGRAAKKTPTKRSTLIISGVSKVPIAQDELALSLGYAASLEASMQDDAGPSGGPSSPPSDPPAISPGPLDALSSPTSVQEADETTRSDISERPSVDDVESETGSTGALETRSLKDHKGSRACPQTSTSLCQ; this is encoded by the exons ATGGATCCAGACTGGGGGCAGCGGGACGTGGGCTGGGCGGCCCTGCTGGTCCTCTTCGCCGCCTCGCTGCTTACGGTGTTGGGCTGGCTGCTGCAGTATGCCCGGGGCTTGTGGCTGGCGCGGGCCCGCGGGGGCCGGGGCCCGGGACCCGCCTTAGCCGCCGAGCCCGCCGGCTCCCTGCGGGAGCTGGGCGCGTGGCGCTCGCTGCTGAGGCTGCGGGCGACTCGGGCTGGCGCCCCTGAGGAGCCAGGCGTCCGGGGCCTCCTGGCGTCGCTCTTCGCCTTCAGGTCTTTCCGGGAGAACTGGCAGCGGGCTTGGGTGCGAGCGTTGAACGAGCAGGCCTGCAGGGATGGG AGCTCCATCCAAATCGCCTTTGAGGAGGTGCCCCAACTCCCACCCAAAGCCAGCATCAGTCATGTGACCTGCACAGACCAATCAGAGCGCACCATG GTGCTGCATTGCCAGCTCTCTGCTGAGGAGGTGATGTTTCCAGTCTCTGTGACCCAGCAGTCCCCCGCTGCCGTCTCCATGGAGACCTACCACGTCACTCTGACACTGCCACCAACACAG TTGGAAGTCAACCTGGAGGAAATCCCTGGCGAGGGCCTGCTTGTATCCTGGGCCTTCACTGATCGCCCAGATCTCAGGCTGACAGTGCTTCCCAAGCTGCAGAACAGGGAG AGAGGTGAGGAGCAAGTAGAGCTCTCCACTATTGAGGAGCTGATCGAGGATTCCATAGTCAGCACCCAGCCAGCTATGATGGTCAACCTCAGGGCTTGCTCTGCCCCTGGCGGCCTG GTACCCAGTGAGAAGCCACCTGTGGTGCCCCAAGCCCAGCCAGCCATCCCCAGACCTACCCGGTTATTCCTAAGGCAGCTTCGAGCATCTCACCTGGGACGTGAGCTGGAAG GCACTGGGGAAGTGTGCTGTGTAGCTGAGCTCGACAACCCCATGCAACAGAAGTGGACCAAGCCCATGAGGGCTGGGCCTGAGGTGGAGTGGAGCGAGGACCTGACACT GGATCTGGGGCCCCAGAGCCGGGAGCTGATCCTCAAAGTGCTGAGGAGTAGCAGCTGTGGAGACA CTGAATTCTTGGGCCAGGCCACAGTGTCTGTGGCCTCCCCTTCCAGACCACTGTCCCGAAGACAGGTGTGCCCACTCACCCCTGGGCCAGGGAAAGCCCTGGGGCAGGCAGCCACCATGGCAGTAGAG CTTCAGTATGAGGAGGGCTCCCCCCGGAACCTGGGCACTCCCACCCCCTCCACTCCACGCCCCAGCATCACACCTACCAAGAAGATTGAGCTTGACCGGACCATCATGCCCGATGGCACCATTGTCACCACAGTCACCACCGTCCAGTCCCGGCCCCGGGTAGATGGCAAATTAG aCTCCCCCTCCCGCTCCCCGTCCAAGGTGGAGGTGACCGAGAAGACAACAACTGTGCTGAGCGAGAGTGGTGGCCCCAGCAGTACCTCCCACAGCAGCAGCC CAGGGGAGAGCCACCTTTCCAACGGCTTGGACCCTGTAGCAGAGACAGCCATTCGCCAGCTGACTGAGCCCAGCGGGCGGGCAGCCAAGAAGACACCCACCAAGCGTAGCACACTCATCATCTCCGGTGTTTCCAAG GTGCCCATTGCTCAGGACGAGTTGGCACTATCCCTGGGCTATGCGGCATCCCTGGAAGCTTCAATGCAGGATGATGCAGGGCCCAGTGGAGGTCCCTCTTCACCTCCCTCAGACCCACCAGCCATATCCCCAGGACCCCTAGATGCCCTCTCCAGTCCCACGAGTGTCCAGGAAGCAGATGAGACAACACGTTCGGACATTTCTGAGAGGCCCTCTGTGGATGATGTTGAGTCGGAAACAGGGTCTACTGGTGCGCTGGAAACCCGCAGCCTCAAGGATCACAAAG gttcaagggcttgCCCCCAGACGTCCACATCCCTCTGCCAGTGA